One Microbacterium keratanolyticum DNA window includes the following coding sequences:
- a CDS encoding polysaccharide lyase 8 family protein yields the protein MVDLTRRTLFKVSAGLAAGVIADSLFARLSLQVAAENAADFSTLRERWVDIVTGRAQVIPTDSRFSTALLALDTRVSAWQGILDATGTSVFTDLVLTGPNPDAQGIRAAQKIRQSYVRILDFALAWATPGSAHFGSATVLSQVSASLDTLSAAGYSAGTAMAAADNWWDWQVGSPRALASILAIVADDVPAAQVADGCAAIDHFIPDPWMLDPLKGLPVKESTGANRVDMCQAVVVRSLLDSDATRLNRARAGLAPVWTLVLSGDGFYADGSMLQHTTVPYTGSYGVELLLAASRLFALLDLGGNGPDYEAFFALVEQSYLPLVYRGRVMDSVRGRAIARPTGRSQDAGFAMSEGMLLLATAAPSPLAAQIRGRVRSWLDEDPTGRIFTTGTIARTGLVVELLSSSVPATAEPDTGTRIFNSMARSVIRRPGHAFAVSASSSRIAWYECSSLENVRGYHTGSGMTYLYDHDVSQYDDEFWPTVDRTRLAGTTVEQLALPDRIGGTSGKGCPPGEWTGGSAVLGDAVGAASVFAQHFAAPHDRNGPGGAFRGSDLRARKAWFEHAGVLVALGADISSTTGGIVETTVENRNLHANGTHSVRVDGVVRIGTLPSSRTENATGPLTVHIDGVGGYYFPVGGSVKMKREERTGAWSDINLTPGIDAAPIARRYLTLWLWHGQNFSGRSYQYAVLPGYSLAETQAFGSAPGFTVIENSDICQAVLFAAQAARLFAFWKPATIDGLTVNAPCTVAMCTEVDGTVRIRVDQHTALSVPLVVEIAGVPTASSSVCEGGTVAQAGSITTITMSVGSSQIDCALSF from the coding sequence ATGGTGGATCTGACACGACGCACACTCTTCAAGGTCTCGGCGGGGCTCGCCGCCGGGGTCATCGCGGACTCGCTCTTCGCCCGGTTGTCGTTGCAGGTGGCGGCAGAGAACGCGGCAGACTTCTCCACGCTGCGAGAACGATGGGTCGACATCGTCACTGGCCGTGCTCAGGTGATCCCGACCGACAGCCGCTTCTCGACAGCCTTGCTTGCCCTCGACACCCGCGTCTCCGCCTGGCAGGGGATCCTCGACGCCACTGGGACGTCGGTGTTCACCGACCTTGTCCTGACGGGACCCAACCCCGATGCGCAGGGAATCCGTGCCGCGCAGAAGATTCGACAGTCCTACGTGCGAATACTCGATTTCGCGCTCGCCTGGGCGACTCCGGGGTCCGCGCACTTCGGCAGTGCCACCGTGCTGAGTCAGGTCAGCGCGAGCCTTGACACCCTTTCCGCCGCCGGATATTCCGCGGGTACCGCAATGGCGGCCGCTGACAATTGGTGGGACTGGCAGGTGGGTTCGCCACGGGCGCTCGCCAGCATTCTTGCGATCGTGGCCGATGACGTCCCCGCGGCCCAGGTGGCGGACGGGTGCGCCGCCATCGACCACTTCATTCCAGACCCCTGGATGTTGGATCCGCTCAAGGGCCTGCCCGTCAAAGAGTCGACCGGGGCGAACCGTGTCGACATGTGTCAGGCAGTGGTCGTCCGTTCGCTCCTCGACAGCGACGCGACTCGATTGAATCGTGCACGCGCCGGGCTGGCGCCGGTCTGGACGCTGGTGCTGTCGGGGGACGGCTTCTACGCGGACGGGTCGATGCTTCAGCACACAACCGTGCCGTACACGGGGTCCTACGGTGTGGAGCTGCTGCTCGCCGCGTCTCGGCTGTTCGCGCTTCTCGACCTCGGGGGGAACGGTCCTGACTACGAGGCGTTCTTCGCACTGGTCGAACAGAGCTACCTTCCCCTCGTGTACCGCGGGCGGGTGATGGACAGCGTCCGAGGGCGGGCCATCGCCCGTCCCACGGGGCGCAGTCAGGACGCGGGCTTTGCGATGAGTGAAGGAATGCTCCTGCTTGCCACGGCTGCGCCTTCTCCGCTGGCCGCACAGATCCGAGGGCGGGTGCGGTCCTGGCTCGATGAGGACCCCACGGGGCGGATATTCACGACGGGAACGATCGCGCGGACGGGTCTCGTCGTGGAGCTGCTGAGCTCGTCCGTGCCCGCGACGGCGGAACCGGACACCGGCACCCGCATCTTCAATTCGATGGCCCGCAGTGTGATCCGTCGGCCGGGGCATGCCTTCGCGGTCTCCGCATCAAGCTCTCGCATCGCCTGGTACGAGTGCAGCTCACTCGAGAACGTTCGCGGGTATCACACCGGCAGCGGCATGACATACCTCTACGACCACGATGTCTCGCAGTACGACGACGAGTTCTGGCCGACCGTCGATCGTACTCGGCTCGCCGGGACAACCGTGGAGCAACTGGCGCTGCCCGATCGTATCGGCGGGACCTCGGGCAAGGGGTGCCCTCCAGGAGAGTGGACAGGTGGATCTGCCGTCCTCGGCGACGCGGTAGGGGCGGCGAGTGTCTTCGCGCAGCACTTCGCCGCGCCTCATGATCGCAACGGGCCGGGTGGGGCGTTTCGTGGCAGCGACCTTCGTGCTCGCAAGGCGTGGTTCGAGCACGCGGGGGTACTCGTGGCGCTCGGCGCGGATATCTCCTCCACGACAGGTGGAATCGTCGAGACCACGGTCGAGAATCGAAACCTGCATGCGAACGGCACGCACTCGGTTCGCGTGGACGGGGTGGTGAGGATCGGCACGCTGCCCAGTTCGAGGACCGAGAACGCGACAGGGCCGCTCACGGTGCACATCGACGGCGTCGGAGGGTACTACTTCCCGGTCGGCGGCAGCGTCAAGATGAAGCGCGAAGAGCGCACAGGTGCGTGGTCTGACATCAACCTCACTCCCGGGATCGACGCTGCCCCGATCGCTCGCCGTTATCTGACTCTGTGGTTGTGGCACGGGCAGAACTTCAGCGGGCGTTCGTACCAGTACGCCGTGCTTCCGGGCTACTCGCTCGCGGAGACTCAGGCGTTCGGTTCCGCGCCAGGCTTCACGGTGATCGAGAACTCGGACATCTGTCAGGCAGTTCTATTCGCTGCGCAGGCCGCCCGACTCTTCGCATTCTGGAAGCCGGCGACGATCGACGGCCTGACGGTGAACGCTCCCTGCACCGTGGCGATGTGCACCGAGGTCGACGGCACAGTGCGCATCCGGGTGGACCAGCACACCGCGCTCTCCGTTCCCCTTGTGGTGGAAATCGCCGGAGTGCCGACAGCGTCGTCTTCGGTGTGCGAGGGCGGGACGGTCGCTCAGGCGGGGTCGATCACGACGATCACGATGTCGGTCGGCTCCAGCCAGATCGACTGCGCGCTGTCGTTCTGA
- a CDS encoding M28 family peptidase encodes MHDNVRDLIGDIWLSGQLGADFTAVCDTGGRVAGTDSETAAQSYLEGAARALGGEYREQTFTVTGLRSDEHGVSMVASGRELQSYPLLNCAQVDDEFEVIDLGRGTPVDFEGARDRIPGKAVLVRHEFPFSTNHVHRGVKLELARTYGAAAFLIGNNQPGAGPVSGSGGAGEPGEMPAFGLSYDATSELSTALAFGPARVRLFNRATPGEWTGRNIFVHFPGRTQEHVVLSAHIDGHGLAESAMDNGSGLATVLEVARRLGPLAADSERGLTLALFTFEEWALTGSAEYVASLNEAERSLIHCNVNVDTPVGYPRLFGLTAGHPRILELLRQASVVGGTPVHPIYAHTTNSDHANFLAAGIPAVRLIGGYNDDSAGSRLLLTAADTRHRVEPLDLKHGAIVTALVTLAAMGA; translated from the coding sequence ATGCACGACAACGTTCGAGACCTCATCGGCGACATCTGGCTGAGCGGTCAGCTCGGTGCCGACTTCACCGCCGTGTGCGACACCGGCGGGCGTGTGGCCGGAACCGACAGTGAGACGGCAGCGCAGTCGTATCTCGAGGGCGCCGCGCGTGCACTCGGCGGCGAGTACCGTGAGCAGACGTTCACGGTCACGGGCCTGCGCAGCGACGAGCACGGCGTGAGCATGGTCGCGTCCGGTCGCGAGCTGCAGAGCTATCCGCTGCTGAACTGCGCGCAGGTGGACGACGAGTTCGAGGTCATCGACCTCGGTCGTGGCACGCCCGTCGACTTCGAGGGCGCGCGAGATCGGATTCCCGGCAAGGCGGTTCTCGTCCGTCACGAGTTCCCGTTCTCGACGAACCACGTGCACCGCGGTGTGAAGCTCGAACTCGCACGCACCTACGGGGCCGCGGCGTTCCTGATCGGCAACAACCAGCCGGGCGCTGGCCCCGTCAGTGGATCCGGCGGCGCGGGGGAGCCGGGCGAGATGCCCGCGTTCGGCCTGAGCTACGACGCGACGAGCGAGCTGTCGACAGCGCTGGCGTTCGGACCTGCTCGGGTGCGCCTGTTCAACCGGGCGACTCCCGGCGAATGGACCGGACGCAACATCTTCGTGCACTTCCCGGGTCGTACGCAGGAGCACGTCGTGCTGAGCGCCCACATCGACGGGCACGGACTCGCCGAGAGCGCGATGGACAACGGATCGGGCCTGGCCACCGTGCTTGAGGTCGCCCGTCGTCTCGGGCCGCTCGCCGCGGACAGCGAGCGGGGTCTGACTCTCGCGTTGTTCACCTTCGAGGAGTGGGCCCTCACGGGATCCGCAGAGTACGTGGCGTCGTTGAACGAGGCCGAGCGGTCGCTCATCCACTGCAACGTGAACGTCGACACCCCGGTCGGTTACCCGCGCCTGTTCGGACTGACGGCGGGGCATCCGCGCATCCTGGAGCTGCTGCGTCAGGCCAGCGTCGTCGGCGGCACGCCCGTGCATCCGATCTACGCGCACACCACGAACTCCGACCACGCCAACTTCCTGGCGGCAGGGATTCCGGCGGTGCGCCTGATCGGCGGCTACAACGACGACTCCGCAGGCAGCCGTCTGCTGCTCACGGCAGCCGACACCCGGCACCGGGTCGAGCCGCTCGACCTCAAGCACGGTGCCATCGTGACCGCTCTCGTCACCCTCGCCGCGATGGGGGCGTAG
- a CDS encoding amino acid ABC transporter ATP-binding protein: MSFLSMREVHKSFAGNEVLKGVSLEMERGQVVCVIGPSGSGKSTFLRCINRLETIDAGLIAIEGDPIGAEVRGGRLHAAPDKKIRAQREQIGMVFQSFNLFPHMTVLENIIEAPIGVRGEKKADAVAHALQLLARVGLAEKRDAYPKQLSGGQQQRVAIARALAMRPKLLLFDEPTSALDPEMVGEVLGVMRDLAAEHTTMIVVTHEMGFAREVADRLIFMDGGHIVEDGDPREIMANPQHPRTRAFLESVL, translated from the coding sequence ATGAGCTTCCTGAGCATGCGCGAGGTGCACAAGAGCTTCGCCGGCAACGAGGTGCTCAAGGGCGTCTCGCTCGAGATGGAACGCGGCCAGGTCGTGTGCGTGATCGGGCCCAGCGGCTCGGGCAAGAGCACGTTCCTGCGCTGCATCAACCGCTTGGAGACGATCGACGCCGGGCTCATCGCGATCGAGGGCGACCCGATCGGGGCGGAGGTGCGCGGCGGACGGCTGCACGCGGCTCCCGACAAGAAGATCCGCGCGCAGCGGGAGCAGATCGGCATGGTGTTCCAGTCGTTCAACCTGTTCCCGCACATGACGGTGCTCGAGAACATCATCGAGGCGCCGATCGGGGTGCGGGGTGAGAAGAAGGCGGATGCTGTCGCGCACGCGCTGCAGCTGCTCGCTCGCGTCGGCCTGGCGGAGAAGCGCGACGCCTACCCGAAGCAGCTCTCCGGCGGTCAGCAGCAGCGCGTGGCGATCGCTCGCGCGCTCGCGATGCGTCCGAAGCTGCTGCTCTTCGACGAGCCCACGAGCGCCCTTGACCCCGAGATGGTGGGCGAGGTGCTCGGAGTCATGCGCGATCTCGCCGCCGAGCACACCACGATGATCGTCGTGACGCACGAGATGGGCTTCGCCCGTGAGGTCGCCGACCGGTTGATCTTCATGGACGGCGGGCACATCGTCGAAGACGGCGACCCCCGCGAGATCATGGCGAATCCCCAGCATCCGCGCACCCGCGCGTTCCTGGAAAGCGTTCTGTAA
- a CDS encoding amino acid ABC transporter permease produces MTSAAPRASVDSLLHEVKDYRVIGRPRPFMWLATVVVIALAVAVAVSIVTNPRFEWDVVWQYFTSGSVLQGLWKTIELTIVSMVIGIIIGLVIALMRVSDNKVLNAVAGAYVWFFRGTPLLVQLVLLYNISALYPSISIGIPFGPTFFEGNVNDFVTPYVVAVAALALNEAAYMAEIIRGGLLSVDGGQIEASKALGMSGGRTMRRIVIPQAMRFIIPPTGNEVLSLLKSTSLVSVIALPELLYSVQVIYSRTFETIPLLMVATIWYLIVTSILMVGQNALERFYSRGSQRTSGPGSLQRLTGIRFRRPAQPAREEASA; encoded by the coding sequence GTGACCAGCGCCGCTCCGCGGGCGTCCGTTGACTCGCTCCTTCACGAGGTGAAGGACTACCGGGTCATCGGGCGTCCACGTCCCTTCATGTGGCTGGCCACCGTGGTGGTCATCGCACTGGCGGTCGCCGTCGCGGTCTCGATCGTGACCAACCCGCGCTTCGAGTGGGATGTGGTGTGGCAGTACTTCACCTCCGGGTCAGTACTGCAGGGTCTGTGGAAGACGATCGAGCTCACGATCGTCTCGATGGTGATCGGCATCATCATCGGTCTGGTGATCGCGCTCATGCGGGTCTCCGACAACAAGGTGCTCAACGCCGTGGCCGGCGCGTATGTGTGGTTCTTCCGCGGAACGCCGCTGCTCGTGCAGCTCGTCCTGCTGTACAACATCTCCGCGCTGTATCCGTCGATCTCGATCGGCATCCCCTTCGGCCCGACCTTCTTCGAGGGCAACGTCAACGACTTCGTGACGCCCTACGTGGTGGCCGTCGCCGCGCTCGCCCTCAACGAGGCGGCGTACATGGCGGAGATCATCCGAGGCGGCCTGCTCTCGGTCGACGGCGGACAGATCGAAGCATCCAAGGCTCTCGGCATGAGCGGCGGACGCACGATGCGCCGCATCGTCATCCCGCAGGCGATGCGCTTCATCATCCCGCCGACGGGCAACGAGGTGCTCTCGCTGCTGAAGTCGACCTCGCTTGTGTCGGTGATCGCCCTGCCGGAGCTTCTCTACTCGGTGCAGGTCATCTACAGCCGCACGTTCGAGACGATCCCGCTGCTCATGGTCGCAACGATCTGGTACCTCATCGTCACCTCGATCCTGATGGTCGGGCAGAACGCACTCGAGCGCTTCTACTCGCGCGGCTCCCAGCGCACGAGCGGACCTGGTTCGCTGCAGCGCCTCACCGGCATCCGATTCCGACGACCCGCGCAGCCCGCCCGAGAGGAGGCATCCGCATGA
- a CDS encoding ABC transporter substrate-binding protein, whose translation MKRSTRSAVTLSALAISALALTACTGSATPGSTSGASSNTADINYHAAAGDADKTLADMLPAAVSDKGTLVIATDATIGEPFASYDTDGVTIVGIVPDLAYAMGDALGVDVELRQVVFANLIPGLAAERYDFSLAPMLDTAERQEQVDFIDYLRGGSQFIVAKDDADAPKNLSPETACGLAIGVTTGSVEEISLTEQNEVCTAAGKPAIEILSYKTNNEGILALTSGRIDAYGTAAAQGGYIAQTDNDRLTLSGEPFRGGLSGMAFPKTSELLPVIQATLQKFIDDGVYEQILTTYGVQQLAVPMAGKNNEAME comes from the coding sequence ATGAAGCGATCCACCCGATCCGCCGTCACCCTCAGCGCTCTCGCGATCTCCGCTCTCGCCCTCACGGCGTGCACCGGATCCGCGACTCCTGGCTCCACCTCCGGTGCCTCGTCGAACACCGCCGACATCAACTATCACGCAGCGGCCGGCGACGCCGACAAGACGCTCGCCGACATGCTGCCGGCTGCGGTCTCCGACAAGGGCACCCTCGTCATCGCGACCGACGCGACGATCGGTGAGCCATTCGCGTCGTACGACACCGACGGTGTCACCATCGTCGGCATCGTGCCCGACCTCGCCTACGCGATGGGCGACGCGCTGGGCGTCGACGTCGAACTGCGCCAGGTCGTCTTCGCGAACCTGATCCCCGGCCTCGCAGCGGAGCGCTACGACTTCTCGCTCGCGCCCATGCTCGACACGGCAGAGCGCCAGGAGCAGGTCGACTTCATCGACTACCTCCGCGGCGGGTCGCAGTTCATCGTCGCGAAGGACGATGCGGATGCGCCGAAGAATCTCTCGCCCGAGACCGCCTGCGGCCTTGCGATCGGCGTGACGACCGGATCGGTCGAGGAGATCTCGCTCACCGAGCAGAACGAGGTCTGCACCGCTGCGGGCAAGCCGGCGATCGAGATCCTCTCGTACAAGACCAACAACGAGGGGATCCTCGCGCTCACCAGTGGCCGCATCGACGCCTACGGCACGGCTGCCGCGCAGGGCGGCTACATCGCGCAGACCGACAACGACCGCCTCACCCTCAGCGGCGAGCCGTTCCGCGGCGGCCTGTCGGGAATGGCCTTCCCGAAGACGAGCGAACTGCTCCCGGTGATCCAGGCGACGCTGCAGAAGTTCATCGACGACGGCGTCTACGAGCAGATTCTCACCACCTACGGCGTCCAGCAGCTGGCTGTTCCGATGGCCGGCAAGAACAATGAGGCGATGGAGTGA